From the Pocillopora verrucosa isolate sample1 chromosome 11, ASM3666991v2, whole genome shotgun sequence genome, the window ACAGTTGTGGGATATTGCTGGTaagttgacaattttttttccacattttaaCTAGAAGAAAGTGAACTTTTGAGCAGAGGATAATTTACTTAACTTTTTACCTCCAAGATTTAATTATCAATTTCACATCATCTGCCATACTTTTAGCAATCAGTAAGAGAAGTACCCTTCACCATCTTACCTCTCACCTCTCACCTCTCTCTATATCCCTTTATCCCTCCCCCATGAGATAACCTATACACCTCACCCCTGCCCTACCCTGCCCTGCCCTGCCCCTTTCTCGATCTGTCAGTCATGCAGGTTTTGTAAGGGTCTCCACATGTAAATAACAGGTATCTGTTAACTCTTATTTGACATAAACTGTTTActctctacaccctaacatcagtatgcatattctccacacttttcttAATATATTTCTTAAGGTGGACACaaggagaaaatgtttcaaCAGTTAAGGGCTATTTAATTgttgatcgtttcctttattctcctgaccttaatgtgtgattcaggggtgatattataaggagaaattagatgtaagtCAAAATTAAGGGTCAAAGAGTTGAAAACTAATTATTATTCTGACTTAGTGAACATCAACAATTTTCAGGGCAGGAAAGATTTTCAACAATGACAAGAGTCTATTACAAGGGAGCTGCAGCTTGTGTCATAATGTTTGATTTGACCAGTCAACAGACATTTAATAGTACAATAAAATGGAAGAGAGACCTGGATAGCAAATGTACACTTCCTAATGGAAAGACAATCCCATGTATATTAGTAGGAAATAAGGTGAGTTATAAGCTAATCAACATAATCAATTTAGGAAATAGATCCCATTTTGCCATGCATCTTTTCAGtaatgtggtgagaacaaagAGTGGGACACAAGGCACAAGTGACTTTCCTACTAACTAGTGATATGCTAGAGTAATACCATGTCATCTTGCTGTAAGAGGTTTTCCAGTTGTAATATTTGTCTTCACTAGGGCCTGATGTGAAAGCTCAATAACTGCTCCATTATGATTTATAGATATGGTTATTCCTGCTTTCTGTCGACATCTCTTTGGTTAAATTCTATATTTCAAATTtcaccatttttcttttcatttaatctTCAGAGTGATTTATCAAGCACAAGACCCATCGAGAAAGAAGCAATTGATAGGTTATGTAAAGAAAATGGCTTCTTGGGTTGGACAGAGATGTCAGTCAAAGAAGATGTCAATGTATCAGAGACAATGGAGTAAGAAAGatcttgccttttttttttttttttcatcttctatGTTAAAATCTTCTTGCCTTCAATGCATCTTGGCATGGATACTTCCTAGATAAACCACTCAGCTGATATATGAGTGTTGTCAATGGAAGGGAAGAGGTGGGGGTTCTGATCCTGATTCATGCATGAATGTTAAGcttagataaaatttaaatgttacatctatttttgaaatttcatctcACAACTttaaagggaaaacttcaaatctcacctTGCCTTGCCTTATTGAAAAATTCATGTGCCAGAAATTAATTTTGGACTCAATCGTGCTTTGCCTAAAAAACTTTTGCTACCCTTGCATGTTTATTCCATCTTCTCACTGGATAAGAAATTGATGATTTGAGGAGATGTTACAAGTTTTCACTTCAGGTACAGTGTAGTGAAGGGGTCATGTAACCATTAATTTCTACTTGAATTATTTTTCCAGATACTTATTAGCAGAACTGTTAGACAGCTataaaaacaatgaagaaaaagttgCTCAGAACAACACCAGTACTGATCAAGGAGGATTTATTGAACTCACAAGTCACAAGATCACTAAAGAAAATGCGAGCAGATCAGGATGTTGTTAAGTTAGCTCATATAAAGTAGAATAACTGATCAAGATCTCTATGTTTGATTTTTCAACTGGTTAGAGCCTCCTTGTATCTTGTGGGAGAATTTCATAGTGATTTATCAAGGGTAGCCTGACTGTATAGCaagcatatttttttaaaagtgagTGCTTATTTTTTGAGGAAGTGTTGAAGCCACCATGTCAGAATTTAAAAGTAAGAAATCATGGAGtgggtaaaaaaaaagcttactTTCTagtggggggtggggagggtgtACCAGTGAAGGGTAAAGGGGTcaaaaccctttcactcccacactggtttttttttcaccaggCCTCCCTCCTTCTGCCCTTTCATCATGGGGTCATGGGAGGGGGGTTGAGGAGTGTACTACTGAAGGGTAATGGGGTCCCAACCCTTCCACTCACACACTGTTTTTTTTCACCAGGCCTCCCCTCTTCTGCCCTTTTATGGGGTGGTAGGGTATAATGCATATGTGTGATTATCATGTAACCatctaaattatatttttgttacaGGAAAAAAGGTATAGAGGGTGGGAAATCATTAATTTAGTTTCAGGGAAGAGGGttttatagaaaataaaattaatgataatgtATATAATACAGTTTATATCAGTGTTTCGGGAAAAGTAGGCAATATGCATTTGTGCATGTTTACGCAGAGCTTACATTAATAATGTTTGCAATAATCTTGATTTGCTAACCATGTACAGTCGATCATACCAACCATTAAggaaattttgagttttcacCAGTGCTTTCAAGCAGGCTGTATTCAATCTTTCATTCCAGGCATAAAATCATTTTCCCCTAAAATTTGTCAATAGTTTTTAAGAAGTATCATTGTTTTGCATGATAGTGGTTTTCACTCAGCTTTGTTTTTTGAGTGCTCATTAAATACTATAGCATGTAAAATCTACACAGTCTGCTTGCTGAATACAATtacatcacattttttttaatttaaatgtcttctattttataaaaaaatgattaccgtaatttccggtcgattacccgcacggccgattacccgcaccggccgattattgcatacggcgaaaaaaaaagtcaacggattacccgcaccggtggataacccgcacgttgttattcaactttttcggtggcgaaaacgtgacattaaggcgatacatttcagtctttcgattcagacatgtgcacaattctgtgtcaatattagcttatactttattgattgattattgcTGCTGCTCTATTACCGATTTCATCGGCAAGAGTTATTACTCTAAGCTtataatcaaacgtaaaactGTGACGTGGGCGTTTCACAGcaggcattttaacttaattggtgactcgtggatacacttatcgcgaatgatcgaggtttataattcttattcagtcagttacctttttatagcatgtaggagcgtaatgagcaatatccattgttcatttgtcgttaaaatactttttcagcgcgaaattagttaagtttcgcacctattattttcaacattctggtgatgcatttgggatttaaaattactgtcggcaatttctcaaaaaaatcgatatctcctgttctactgggcctaacaagtcccttaaaacgggaaaattctctttagctcaagctagtgaaaactggaaatttgttactgatgcgccggatatccttggattatttttgtcaccatcaaggttttgttttcacgcgtgccgataaaaatttgtttgtcacgcaactaattatgcgtgaaataaactcgagttggcatcatgttttcgtgccgctttgtggcacttttgatacaataaaattcat encodes:
- the LOC131781503 gene encoding ras-related protein Rab-7L1-like, coding for MSELLFKVIIIGDATVGKTSFVKRYVNNHSGPGREYKPTVGVDFALKVIKYSDDTTIRLQLWDIAGQERFSTMTRVYYKGAAACVIMFDLTSQQTFNSTIKWKRDLDSKCTLPNGKTIPCILVGNKSDLSSTRPIEKEAIDRLCKENGFLGWTEMSVKEDVNVSETMEYLLAELLDSYKNNEEKVAQNNTSTDQGGFIELTSHKITKENASRSGCC